The following coding sequences lie in one Sedimentibacter sp. MB35-C1 genomic window:
- the dtd gene encoding D-aminoacyl-tRNA deacylase, producing the protein MRGVVQRVKRAGVTVDNKIIGEINHGILLLLGVEETDNEKDLEYMCEKVPNLRIFEDENGKMNKSLIDVEGSILVVSQFTLLGDARKGRRPSFIHAALPEKAVPMYESFINRMKEKEIFTQCGEFGADMDVELVNDGPVTILLDSKKLF; encoded by the coding sequence ATGAGAGGAGTAGTACAGCGTGTAAAAAGAGCAGGCGTTACTGTTGACAACAAGATTATAGGCGAGATAAACCACGGTATATTGCTATTGCTTGGAGTGGAAGAAACGGACAATGAAAAAGACCTGGAATACATGTGTGAAAAAGTCCCTAATTTAAGGATATTTGAAGATGAAAACGGGAAAATGAATAAAAGCCTCATAGATGTGGAAGGAAGTATTTTGGTTGTTTCTCAGTTTACTCTTTTGGGAGATGCAAGAAAAGGAAGAAGGCCCAGTTTTATTCACGCAGCTTTGCCGGAGAAGGCGGTCCCCATGTATGAAAGCTTCATAAATAGAATGAAAGAAAAAGAAATATTTACTCAGTGCGGAGAATTTGGTGCCGATATGGATGTAGAACTTGTCAATGACGGCCCGGTTACAATTCTTCTAGACAGCAAAAAATTATTTTAG
- a CDS encoding MBL fold metallo-hydrolase, giving the protein MIFEAMTVGSYLSNCYIVGSETTMEAAVIDPGADFKKIDDKLKELNLIPKIIILTHAHGDHIGAVKELTDKYNLKIYIHKDDAEVLKDGNANFSKMITGRSTSIIPDVELNDGDDIMLGDLKFDIIHTPGHTKGGICIKVGNIMMTGDTLFNKSIGRTDFPGGSFDDIISSIKNKIFKYDDDIVIYPGHNSPSTIKSEKLGNPFVN; this is encoded by the coding sequence ATGATATTTGAAGCTATGACTGTAGGGTCTTATTTATCCAATTGTTATATTGTTGGTTCTGAAACAACAATGGAAGCCGCTGTAATAGATCCGGGAGCAGACTTTAAAAAAATAGATGATAAGCTGAAGGAACTTAACCTTATTCCTAAAATTATCATACTTACTCATGCTCACGGTGACCATATAGGAGCTGTGAAGGAGCTGACTGATAAGTATAATTTGAAAATTTATATTCACAAGGATGACGCAGAAGTTCTTAAGGACGGCAATGCTAATTTTTCAAAGATGATTACTGGCAGGAGTACATCTATAATTCCGGATGTTGAATTAAATGATGGTGATGATATAATGCTGGGAGACTTAAAATTTGATATTATTCATACTCCGGGCCATACAAAGGGCGGTATATGTATAAAGGTCGGAAATATTATGATGACCGGCGATACGCTCTTTAACAAATCCATAGGCAGGACGGATTTTCCGGGAGGATCCTTTGATGATATAATAAGTTCAATAAAGAATAAAATCTTTAAATATGACGATGATATTGTAATATATCCGGGCCACAACTCACCTTCTACCATTAAATCTGAGAAACTCGGGAATCCGTTTGTAAACTAA
- the hemZ gene encoding coproporphyrinogen dehydrogenase HemZ: MKVLTFYFSGHNFEYEARNDLRIFDLNIGYEVKLSGKSYNDTGLAMVSVLNDDGNSLISTACLYLNDQLLFRAEYESDEIFLESADSKRLKKILVVKSIHSVLKRYYGVNPEYGILTGVRVVKILITALKHGKTKKETTKILKDTYEVLPEKIDLLWEVLDIERKYVNEEENKQNYNLYAGIPFCPSKCSYCSFTSYTGAKEDKIDKYIDVLVYEIEETIKMALRRGLKLHTIYIGGGTPSVLNERQISVIFDCIKKYYDLAEIKEVMFEAGRPDTLTEEKLIFLKETGVNRISINPQTMNEKTLEIIGRKHSSEDIVNKYNLARKTGFDWINTDIILGLPGEDEADVNYTIREIIKLRPENITVHSLAYKTKSELTRQSEELRKDYDLIQKMYEVVKKECIDSGYIPYYMYRQKNIKGNSENIGYTLPEKESLYNIVIIEELETILACGLGASSKIKKQDGRHVPLRNFKSLEEYEGRIEEILQKKKRLLFDKKEIV; encoded by the coding sequence ATGAAGGTGCTTACATTTTATTTTTCAGGACATAATTTTGAATATGAAGCAAGAAATGACCTCAGAATATTTGATTTAAACATAGGATATGAAGTCAAACTTTCCGGAAAAAGCTATAATGACACAGGGCTGGCAATGGTGTCAGTATTGAACGATGATGGGAATTCGTTAATCAGTACTGCTTGTCTGTATTTAAACGACCAGCTTTTGTTCAGAGCAGAATACGAAAGTGATGAAATTTTTCTTGAGAGTGCTGATTCGAAGAGACTTAAAAAGATTCTTGTCGTAAAATCAATACACAGTGTTCTGAAAAGATACTACGGTGTAAATCCAGAGTACGGTATTCTGACCGGCGTGAGAGTGGTAAAGATACTGATAACAGCACTTAAACATGGGAAGACAAAAAAAGAAACTACAAAAATATTAAAAGATACCTACGAAGTTTTACCGGAAAAAATTGATCTTTTGTGGGAAGTACTGGATATTGAAAGAAAGTATGTGAATGAAGAGGAAAACAAGCAAAATTACAATTTGTATGCCGGGATACCGTTTTGCCCTTCAAAATGTAGCTATTGTTCATTTACATCATATACAGGCGCAAAGGAAGATAAAATAGATAAATATATAGATGTACTTGTATATGAGATTGAAGAAACGATAAAAATGGCTTTGAGAAGGGGCCTAAAGCTACACACTATATATATAGGAGGAGGAACTCCTTCTGTATTAAATGAAAGGCAGATATCTGTTATATTTGACTGCATAAAAAAATACTATGATCTGGCTGAAATAAAAGAAGTGATGTTTGAAGCCGGAAGACCGGATACTTTGACAGAAGAAAAATTGATATTCCTAAAAGAAACAGGCGTAAACCGAATAAGCATCAACCCTCAGACAATGAACGAAAAGACGCTTGAAATAATCGGGAGAAAGCATTCTTCAGAGGATATAGTAAATAAATATAACCTTGCAAGAAAAACAGGCTTTGATTGGATTAACACGGATATAATATTGGGACTTCCAGGAGAAGATGAAGCAGACGTTAATTACACCATAAGAGAAATAATTAAATTAAGGCCTGAAAATATTACTGTCCATTCACTGGCATACAAGACGAAATCTGAGCTTACAAGACAAAGTGAAGAATTGCGTAAGGATTATGACTTGATACAAAAAATGTATGAGGTGGTAAAGAAGGAATGCATTGACAGCGGGTACATACCATACTATATGTACAGGCAAAAAAACATAAAGGGAAATTCTGAAAATATTGGTTATACTTTGCCGGAAAAGGAAAGTTTATACAATATTGTTATAATAGAGGAACTGGAGACCATACTGGCGTGCGGACTTGGAGCATCTTCAAAAATAAAGAAACAGGACGGGAGGCATGTTCCCCTTCGGAATTTTAAAAGTCTGGAGGAGTACGAAGGGCGGATTGAAGAAATATTGCAAAAAAAGAAGAGATTATTATTTGACAAAAAGGAGATTGTATGA
- a CDS encoding thioredoxin family protein, producing the protein MKKVKAFYLENCPHCKRAFKMVDALKTKKPEYKDVEIERIEESVHAQIADAYDYYQVPTFYVDEIKVHEGVPSFEKIEEVLKKAIS; encoded by the coding sequence ATGAAGAAGGTAAAAGCATTCTATTTGGAAAATTGTCCTCACTGCAAGAGGGCCTTTAAAATGGTAGATGCGTTGAAGACAAAAAAACCTGAATACAAGGATGTTGAAATTGAACGTATTGAAGAATCAGTGCATGCGCAAATTGCCGATGCTTATGATTATTACCAGGTTCCCACATTTTACGTTGACGAAATAAAAGTCCATGAGGGAGTACCATCTTTCGAAAAAATAGAAGAAGTATTGAAAAAAGCAATATCATAA
- a CDS encoding DUF1622 domain-containing protein → MLEHLITILVPNIAHILELIGVFIIIYSALKAFGRYALRFFKFTDETIKIEFSQALAMALEFKLGAEILKTLVIRTIDELIILASIVVLRAALTLIIHWEIESDSKRANHFKELKEKTAHKNEVDEKKL, encoded by the coding sequence ATGCTAGAACATTTGATTACTATTCTTGTGCCTAATATTGCGCATATTTTGGAATTAATAGGTGTATTTATAATAATTTACTCTGCTTTAAAGGCATTCGGAAGGTATGCGCTTAGGTTTTTTAAATTTACTGATGAAACTATTAAAATCGAATTTTCGCAGGCTCTGGCAATGGCACTGGAATTTAAACTGGGCGCTGAGATTTTAAAAACCTTGGTTATCAGAACAATTGATGAACTAATTATTCTTGCTTCCATAGTAGTTTTAAGAGCAGCATTAACATTAATTATTCATTGGGAAATAGAAAGCGATTCGAAACGTGCAAATCACTTCAAAGAATTGAAAGAAAAAACGGCTCACAAGAATGAAGTTGATGAAAAAAAATTATAA
- the pdaA gene encoding delta-lactam-biosynthetic de-N-acetylase — protein sequence MIIYIRKKSIGIALFCAVLLFAGMFVYEAMFNFSITVSTEITNWGLSFRENGKAPIGNATARALKEYNAYYVGNDDEKVIYLTFDAGFENGFTEKILDTLKKHDVKAAFFLVGHYMEEEPLLVKRMVNEGHIVANHTYHHPDMSKISDVESFKKELTSLEEIFKQITGTEMSKYYRPPQGKFNEKNLMMANELGYKTIFWSLAYVDWYADKQPTKEQAYSKLIPRIHPGAVLLLHSTSKTNSEILDELLTKYKEEGYIFKTLDDLTENN from the coding sequence ATGATTATTTATATAAGAAAGAAAAGTATTGGTATAGCTTTGTTTTGTGCGGTGCTTTTATTTGCGGGCATGTTTGTTTATGAGGCGATGTTTAATTTTTCTATAACAGTTTCTACTGAAATAACCAATTGGGGACTGAGTTTCAGGGAAAACGGAAAGGCTCCCATAGGCAATGCCACCGCAAGGGCACTAAAAGAATACAATGCTTATTACGTGGGGAATGATGACGAAAAGGTAATATATCTTACTTTTGATGCGGGTTTTGAGAATGGATTTACTGAAAAGATACTTGATACATTGAAAAAACATGATGTTAAGGCAGCTTTTTTTCTTGTAGGCCATTATATGGAGGAAGAACCGCTGCTGGTTAAGAGAATGGTTAATGAAGGGCATATTGTAGCAAACCATACATACCATCATCCGGACATGTCAAAGATATCAGATGTGGAATCATTTAAAAAAGAGCTTACATCTCTTGAAGAGATATTTAAGCAGATAACTGGTACTGAAATGTCTAAATATTATAGGCCTCCTCAGGGTAAATTTAATGAAAAAAATCTAATGATGGCAAATGAACTGGGATATAAAACAATTTTCTGGAGTCTTGCATATGTAGACTGGTACGCCGATAAGCAACCTACAAAAGAACAGGCGTACAGCAAGCTTATACCAAGAATTCATCCGGGTGCCGTATTACTTTTGCATAGTACCTCAAAAACAAATTCAGAAATATTGGATGAACTTCTGACAAAATACAAGGAAGAAGGATATATATTTAAGACTTTGGATGATTTAACAGAAAATAATTAA
- a CDS encoding twin-arginine translocase TatA/TatE family subunit — protein sequence MGKIGPAELILVLVIALVIFGPSKLPEIGKAFGKSIREFKDNVNKTSDEPTEKDAVKED from the coding sequence ATGGGCAAAATAGGACCTGCTGAACTGATACTTGTATTAGTTATAGCTTTAGTTATATTTGGACCTTCCAAACTTCCGGAAATAGGAAAGGCATTCGGGAAATCTATAAGAGAATTTAAGGATAATGTTAATAAGACCAGTGACGAACCTACAGAAAAAGATGCTGTTAAAGAAGATTAA
- a CDS encoding ferredoxin-like protein: protein MFEREIEDFIEKIRTRREFLKMSGKGIAGVTVATSVLNLMGCSQAEPSGNEESPEVEAFVIPTGLLVVEPNKCTGCQRCEMVCTVANDQKIHPLISRVKISRNFNYGKEMTENYRYENGYFGNFLMTPETCRQCEDAKCAEACPKNAISQNETTKAWTVDESLCVGCGACSDACPWNMPTVDPETGKSTKCILCGACADNCITGALQIIPWEKMEAIFRRKGYRFS, encoded by the coding sequence ATGTTTGAAAGAGAGATTGAAGATTTTATTGAAAAAATCAGAACAAGACGCGAATTTTTGAAAATGAGCGGTAAGGGAATTGCAGGTGTAACTGTCGCAACTTCTGTTTTGAACCTAATGGGATGTTCCCAGGCTGAGCCGTCGGGAAATGAAGAATCACCTGAAGTTGAGGCCTTTGTAATTCCTACTGGTCTTCTTGTTGTAGAGCCTAACAAATGCACAGGATGCCAGAGATGTGAAATGGTTTGTACTGTTGCAAATGACCAAAAGATTCACCCGTTAATTTCAAGAGTCAAAATCAGCAGAAATTTTAACTACGGAAAAGAAATGACAGAAAACTATCGTTATGAAAACGGATATTTTGGTAACTTCTTGATGACGCCTGAAACATGTCGTCAATGCGAAGATGCTAAATGTGCTGAAGCATGTCCGAAAAATGCCATCAGTCAAAATGAAACAACCAAGGCTTGGACAGTAGATGAAAGTTTATGTGTGGGCTGTGGAGCATGTTCAGATGCATGTCCTTGGAATATGCCTACTGTTGATCCGGAGACAGGTAAATCAACTAAATGTATTTTATGTGGTGCATGTGCTGACAACTGCATAACTGGAGCTTTGCAGATTATACCTTGGGAAAAAATGGAGGCAATCTTCAGAAGAAAAGGATATAGATTTTCATAG
- a CDS encoding aldehyde ferredoxin oxidoreductase has product MANITGWTGSLLRVNLTTGNIKTEDTMKYKDLVGGAGFGYKIIFDEVPQGTKAFDEANKVVIAVGPLTGTTAPCSGRTNITSLSPTNPYHAIADSHMGGNFGAWLKFAGYDGIIIEGESTKPVWLKIEDDNISIEDASDLWGKGTIDTTYAINEIMGKEACIAAIGPAGEQMKNLASIVNSVNHSAGGHGGILGAKKLKAIGVKGTNAVHIAEGKAQDWLDLNEYMMKDIIGSNNNHVVPSTPQPWAEYHNSKSRWTAQLGLFWGAANPPVETGECAAGDKNKVGLRTQKAIFDLGPLAEDRTIKMGGCYSCPIRCQSNMYMPELEKYGLTPYATSTCINYSSPNTAMIKGYADGEKKGMDSLITKCLGSRLADDYGIWSNYGQLPRDFRYAYNSGKFKEVLPKEEYDSINWDLVESGDPGWMVEYYGNLIKGGEFGHLLDGPYWLDQRWNLGEEYWNSYGNNLWSKMAYPKHHSNESGAQVGALVNVIFNRDANSHTHMNMIGAGLPIEILKEVAGEVWGSPDALDAPMNYTPMNEYKAKFAKWSLDRNFLHDSITLCNWVWPMTVSPSKERNYRGDTALEAKFFSLATGIETSEEEMNLAAERISTMHRAACVKEMNTIDMRNEHDTIPEWVFEADPDVKPFTEGTVKLDRDDMQLGLTLLYREYGWDEKTGAPTRATLERLGLKDVADELEALNLLP; this is encoded by the coding sequence ATGGCTAATATAACAGGATGGACAGGAAGTCTATTAAGAGTTAATTTAACTACTGGCAATATTAAAACAGAAGATACAATGAAATACAAAGACCTTGTAGGAGGAGCAGGATTCGGATACAAAATAATATTTGACGAAGTTCCTCAGGGAACAAAGGCTTTTGATGAAGCAAACAAGGTAGTAATAGCAGTGGGGCCGCTTACAGGTACAACGGCACCTTGTAGCGGAAGAACAAATATTACTTCATTGAGCCCTACAAATCCGTATCATGCTATAGCTGACAGCCACATGGGAGGAAATTTCGGAGCTTGGCTGAAATTTGCAGGATACGACGGAATTATAATTGAAGGGGAATCAACAAAACCTGTATGGTTAAAAATTGAAGATGATAATATATCAATAGAAGATGCAAGTGACTTATGGGGAAAAGGTACCATAGACACAACTTATGCAATAAATGAAATTATGGGTAAGGAAGCATGTATTGCCGCAATCGGGCCTGCAGGGGAGCAGATGAAAAATCTGGCATCAATAGTTAATTCAGTTAACCACTCAGCAGGAGGACACGGAGGAATTTTAGGAGCAAAAAAACTAAAAGCCATAGGTGTAAAAGGAACTAATGCTGTACATATAGCAGAAGGAAAAGCTCAGGATTGGCTGGATTTGAATGAATACATGATGAAAGATATAATAGGATCCAACAACAATCACGTGGTACCTAGCACACCACAGCCTTGGGCAGAATATCACAATTCAAAGAGCCGCTGGACTGCACAGCTTGGGCTGTTCTGGGGAGCAGCTAATCCGCCTGTGGAAACGGGAGAATGTGCTGCAGGAGATAAAAACAAGGTAGGACTTCGTACACAGAAGGCTATATTTGACTTGGGACCGCTGGCTGAAGACAGAACCATAAAAATGGGAGGATGCTACTCATGTCCGATTCGATGTCAGTCAAATATGTATATGCCTGAACTTGAAAAATACGGATTAACTCCTTATGCAACAAGTACATGCATTAACTACAGTTCGCCTAACACTGCAATGATAAAAGGTTATGCAGATGGTGAAAAGAAGGGAATGGATTCACTTATTACAAAATGTCTGGGATCAAGGCTTGCTGATGATTACGGTATTTGGAGCAATTACGGTCAGTTGCCGAGAGACTTTAGATATGCTTATAATTCAGGGAAATTTAAAGAAGTTCTTCCTAAGGAAGAATATGACAGCATAAACTGGGATTTAGTGGAGAGCGGTGATCCGGGCTGGATGGTAGAGTATTACGGAAACTTGATTAAAGGTGGAGAGTTCGGCCATTTGCTTGATGGACCGTACTGGCTTGATCAAAGATGGAATTTAGGAGAAGAATATTGGAATTCATACGGAAATAATTTGTGGTCTAAAATGGCATATCCTAAACATCACAGTAATGAATCAGGAGCACAGGTAGGTGCATTGGTTAACGTAATATTCAATAGGGATGCAAATTCGCACACTCACATGAATATGATAGGTGCTGGACTTCCTATTGAAATTCTTAAAGAAGTTGCAGGAGAAGTATGGGGTTCGCCTGATGCGTTGGATGCACCGATGAACTACACTCCTATGAATGAATATAAAGCTAAATTTGCTAAATGGTCGCTGGACAGAAACTTCCTGCATGATTCAATTACATTGTGCAACTGGGTATGGCCTATGACTGTATCACCTTCAAAGGAAAGAAACTATAGAGGAGATACTGCACTGGAAGCTAAATTCTTCAGCTTGGCAACAGGCATAGAGACTTCAGAGGAAGAAATGAATCTTGCAGCAGAAAGAATTTCAACAATGCACAGGGCTGCATGTGTTAAAGAAATGAATACAATTGATATGAGAAATGAACATGATACAATTCCAGAATGGGTATTTGAAGCTGATCCAGATGTTAAACCATTTACTGAAGGTACGGTAAAACTTGACAGAGATGATATGCAGTTAGGTTTGACACTGCTGTATAGAGAATATGGATGGGATGAAAAAACAGGAGCTCCTACAAGAGCTACATTAGAAAGACTAGGTCTTAAGGATGTGGCAGATGAGCTTGAAGCTTTGAACCTGCTTCCTTAA
- a CDS encoding 4Fe-4S dicluster domain-containing protein, producing the protein MILDYLFNKMTEKNLPEVSAKKCINNKGIPCSRCIDNCPEGAIQLKDKKIKFSEKMCAECGVCRSSCPTQAITFNNAQEEDVLLHACGKKKLVFSCLKESAAGNINMSCLNGMHPEFIAAVLILCADKKIYFNLSRCSDCEAGYNDSFFKQSLEKATAFLKNIGRLPNYEIITENRDIADLIDEEISRRNLFKLVKKESENIVLKTINSIIDDDNNLSARRLLLKAIRDKGLSDRAKNVNTFWADFEVGAACDGCGKCQDVCPGDAWKIEEETLSKRLYYSVANCYQCGLCETMCPQKAIYRCSDGSQVFSSALKKEINLKICSVCGKKHMPENENEEVCIVCRKKELLRKKLSTGLS; encoded by the coding sequence ATGATATTAGATTATTTGTTTAACAAAATGACTGAAAAAAATCTTCCGGAAGTTTCTGCCAAAAAATGTATTAATAACAAAGGCATACCATGCAGCAGATGCATTGATAATTGTCCGGAAGGAGCTATTCAGTTAAAGGATAAAAAAATAAAATTCAGCGAAAAAATGTGCGCTGAGTGTGGTGTGTGCAGATCAAGTTGCCCTACGCAGGCAATAACATTTAATAATGCTCAGGAGGAAGATGTTCTTTTGCATGCATGCGGCAAGAAAAAACTTGTTTTTTCTTGTTTAAAGGAATCTGCAGCAGGAAACATTAATATGAGCTGCCTGAATGGAATGCACCCTGAGTTTATTGCAGCAGTATTAATTTTATGCGCAGATAAGAAAATTTATTTTAACTTGAGCAGGTGTTCTGATTGTGAAGCAGGGTATAATGATTCGTTTTTTAAACAATCTTTGGAAAAAGCCACAGCTTTTCTTAAAAATATTGGAAGGCTTCCTAATTATGAAATTATTACTGAAAACAGAGATATTGCGGACTTAATCGATGAGGAAATATCGCGAAGAAATTTATTTAAGCTTGTAAAAAAAGAATCAGAAAATATTGTGCTGAAGACTATAAATTCAATTATTGATGATGATAATAACCTGTCAGCCAGAAGGCTGCTTCTAAAAGCTATAAGAGACAAGGGATTGTCAGACCGGGCTAAGAATGTAAATACGTTTTGGGCAGATTTTGAAGTCGGTGCTGCTTGTGACGGTTGCGGTAAATGTCAGGATGTATGTCCTGGAGATGCTTGGAAGATTGAAGAAGAAACTCTGTCAAAGAGGTTGTACTACAGTGTTGCTAACTGTTATCAATGCGGATTATGCGAAACAATGTGCCCACAGAAGGCAATATACAGATGTTCAGACGGAAGTCAGGTTTTTAGCTCTGCTTTGAAAAAAGAAATTAATCTGAAAATCTGTAGCGTTTGTGGGAAGAAGCATATGCCTGAAAATGAAAATGAGGAAGTATGTATAGTTTGCAGGAAAAAAGAATTATTGAGAAAAAAATTATCAACTGGATTGAGTTAA
- a CDS encoding twin-arginine translocase TatA/TatE family subunit — translation MGRIGTGELVLILIIALIIVGPAKLPELGRSIGKTLNEFKKVSKEFKDDLSVEDKPQKTEKEEKPVVIAEKSESVEAAEKTEETEK, via the coding sequence ATGGGCAGAATAGGTACAGGAGAATTAGTGCTTATACTAATAATTGCATTAATCATAGTAGGGCCGGCTAAACTTCCTGAGCTTGGCAGATCAATTGGAAAGACATTAAATGAATTTAAAAAGGTATCCAAGGAATTTAAAGATGACCTGTCTGTAGAAGATAAACCCCAAAAGACCGAAAAAGAAGAAAAACCGGTCGTAATAGCTGAAAAATCAGAATCTGTTGAAGCGGCAGAAAAAACAGAGGAAACAGAAAAATAG
- the aspS gene encoding aspartate--tRNA ligase, producing the protein MDTMGQLKRTDMCGELCLGDIGREVVLMGWVQKRRSLGGLIFADLRDITGLVQVVFDTEVNNEAFDKAGSLRSEFVIAVKGKVFERKSKNPEMKTGDIEVYAEELKILDTAETPPIYIKDNDDVSEQMRLKYRFLDLRKPHMQNNLIIRSKTSKVIREFLYENDFNEIETPFLTKPTPEGARDYLVPSRVNPGKFYALPQSPQLFKQLLMVSGMNRYFQIVRCFRDEDLRANRQPEFTQVDIEMSFVDVEDVISVNEKLIQRIFKEVKNIDIEVPIKRMPYKVAMDKYGCDKPDLRFGYELTNITKIFRNTEFNAFKSTCESKGLIKCIKIEGDADEFSKKGISKLEKFVKTYGAKGLAWMKYEGGAIDSPIAKFLSEEEIKQLESSLELKEKDIVFIVADKESVVNTALGALRIEIAKKKGLIDNNKYELVWITDFPLFEFDEEENRYVAKHHPFTSPVDEDIEKIESDPGEVRAKAYDIVINGDEIGGGSIRITNRELQNRMFRALGFTDEEANEKFGFLLEAFKYGVPPHGGIAYGLDRFMMLLTESDNIRDVIAFPKTQSATCLMTEAPTYASENQLNELSIEVKDKE; encoded by the coding sequence ATGGATACGATGGGTCAATTAAAAAGAACCGATATGTGCGGAGAATTATGCCTTGGTGATATAGGACGAGAAGTGGTGCTTATGGGCTGGGTTCAAAAAAGAAGAAGCCTTGGAGGACTTATTTTTGCCGATCTTAGAGATATAACAGGGTTAGTTCAGGTTGTATTCGATACTGAAGTGAATAATGAAGCATTTGATAAAGCAGGAAGTTTGAGAAGTGAATTTGTTATTGCTGTAAAAGGGAAGGTTTTTGAAAGAAAATCCAAAAATCCGGAAATGAAAACCGGCGATATAGAAGTTTATGCTGAAGAATTAAAGATACTTGATACTGCGGAAACTCCGCCTATTTATATTAAGGATAATGACGATGTGTCAGAGCAGATGCGTCTAAAATACAGATTCCTTGATTTAAGGAAACCTCACATGCAGAATAATCTTATAATAAGAAGTAAAACATCTAAAGTTATAAGAGAATTTTTGTACGAAAATGATTTTAATGAAATAGAGACACCGTTTTTAACAAAACCGACTCCTGAAGGAGCGAGAGACTATCTTGTTCCAAGCAGAGTCAATCCTGGAAAATTTTATGCTTTGCCTCAGTCTCCTCAGCTTTTTAAGCAATTGCTGATGGTGTCAGGAATGAACAGGTACTTCCAGATTGTAAGATGTTTCAGGGATGAGGACTTAAGAGCAAACAGACAACCTGAATTTACTCAGGTAGATATTGAAATGTCTTTTGTTGATGTAGAGGATGTTATTTCAGTTAATGAAAAACTGATACAAAGAATTTTTAAAGAAGTCAAAAATATTGATATAGAGGTACCTATAAAGCGCATGCCATACAAGGTTGCTATGGATAAGTACGGATGTGATAAGCCGGATTTGCGCTTTGGATATGAGCTTACAAATATAACAAAGATTTTTAGAAATACAGAGTTCAATGCATTTAAGTCCACATGTGAGTCTAAAGGGCTCATTAAGTGCATTAAAATCGAAGGAGATGCAGACGAATTTTCAAAGAAAGGGATATCAAAGCTTGAAAAATTCGTTAAAACATATGGAGCTAAAGGGTTAGCGTGGATGAAATATGAAGGCGGAGCAATTGACTCTCCAATAGCGAAGTTCCTGAGTGAAGAAGAAATCAAACAGCTAGAATCATCTCTTGAATTAAAAGAGAAGGATATTGTATTTATTGTAGCTGATAAGGAATCCGTAGTAAATACTGCATTAGGGGCATTAAGAATTGAGATAGCAAAGAAAAAAGGTCTTATAGACAACAATAAATATGAGTTGGTTTGGATAACAGACTTTCCGCTTTTCGAATTTGATGAAGAAGAAAACAGATACGTTGCAAAGCACCATCCGTTTACTTCACCTGTAGATGAAGATATTGAGAAGATAGAATCTGATCCGGGAGAAGTGAGAGCAAAAGCATATGATATTGTAATAAACGGTGATGAAATAGGCGGAGGAAGTATACGTATAACTAACAGAGAGTTGCAAAACAGAATGTTTAGAGCGTTAGGATTTACAGATGAGGAAGCTAATGAAAAGTTTGGATTTTTACTTGAAGCATTTAAGTACGGAGTACCACCACACGGCGGAATTGCTTACGGGCTGGATCGCTTCATGATGTTGCTTACAGAAAGTGATAATATCAGAGACGTTATAGCTTTCCCTAAAACTCAGAGTGCTACATGCCTGATGACAGAAGCACCTACGTATGCTTCCGAAAATCAACTTAATGAATTGAGCATAGAAGTAAAAGATAAGGAATAG